One window from the genome of Flavobacterium agricola encodes:
- a CDS encoding linear amide C-N hydrolase: protein MKKASLFLTLCFIAAIAVSAYTAYACTRVVYKGPENKMIITARSMDWKDDIYPNIWVFPRGAERNGEVGKASAKWKSKYGSVVVSAFDIATTDGINEKGLVSNILWLEESIYPKFNANGKQKGMSLAIWAQYVLDNYATVDEAVKDLQKNPITIVTANTPGRTSLATVHLAISDSKGDSAIFEYIDEKLVIYHSPEYNVLTNSPTFDKQLAVNNYISFIPGNISLPGSGRSEDRFARASYYAKAVKQSDDPKVAVGAAFSIIRNCSVPYGVHIEGKPNLSSTKWRTVADQTNLVYYYEDPLSLTPLWIDLKTLDFSPETPVKKLDVSKSQQYIGLSNSYLNVSQPFTFMGV, encoded by the coding sequence ATGAAAAAAGCATCACTATTTTTAACCTTATGTTTTATTGCAGCTATTGCAGTAAGTGCATATACGGCTTATGCATGTACACGCGTTGTATATAAAGGCCCAGAAAATAAAATGATTATTACAGCTCGATCTATGGATTGGAAAGATGATATTTATCCAAATATTTGGGTTTTTCCGCGTGGAGCAGAACGTAATGGAGAAGTTGGTAAAGCATCAGCAAAATGGAAATCAAAATACGGAAGCGTAGTAGTTTCTGCTTTTGATATTGCTACAACCGACGGGATTAATGAAAAAGGATTAGTTTCTAATATTTTATGGTTAGAAGAATCTATTTATCCTAAATTTAATGCAAACGGAAAACAAAAAGGAATGAGCTTGGCTATTTGGGCTCAGTACGTACTAGATAACTATGCAACGGTTGATGAAGCAGTAAAAGATTTACAAAAAAATCCGATTACTATTGTAACTGCTAATACACCAGGGCGTACTTCATTAGCAACTGTGCATTTAGCCATTTCTGACTCAAAAGGTGATAGCGCTATTTTTGAATATATTGATGAAAAATTGGTTATTTACCATAGCCCAGAATATAATGTATTAACCAATTCACCAACGTTTGATAAACAATTAGCGGTAAATAATTACATTAGCTTTATTCCAGGTAATATTTCATTACCAGGTTCAGGACGTTCTGAAGATCGTTTTGCAAGAGCATCTTACTATGCTAAAGCTGTAAAACAAAGTGATGATCCTAAAGTTGCGGTTGGTGCCGCGTTTAGTATTATTAGAAACTGTTCGGTTCCTTATGGGGTTCATATTGAAGGAAAACCAAATTTATCTTCAACAAAATGGAGAACGGTTGCTGATCAAACTAACTTAGTTTACTATTACGAAGATCCGTTATCATTAACACCATTATGGATTGATTTAAAAACGTTAGATTTTAGTCCAGAAACACCGGTTAAAAAATTAGATGTTTCTAAAAGTCAACAATATATTGGTTTATCTAATAGCTATTTAAATGTAAGTCAACCTTTCACATTTATGGGGGTTTAA
- a CDS encoding ABC transporter substrate-binding protein: MKKIGLLFGVLFLFFSCQKQTEQQNLVTQVTNEIEYAKNFELYSYPNFQLLKITKPWQQANNAITYVLAKNQSLVPDSLKKQPFIQVPVQKTIATSTTHIPSYDMLQEVESLIGFPNLSYISSPKVRENIKAGKITDVGENESLNTELIIDLAPDLIIGYGMESSNKTLDQFQKIGIPTIYNADWTEQTPLGKAEWIKFFGALFDKNELAKSQFDSIALQYNDLKKLAQTANNKPQVFSGGLYQNIWYAPKGTSWGAIFLEDANADYIWKETQGDGSIAISIEQALLDAKNTPIWLNPSGFETLQDVAKNSQHNLQFDAAKSGEIYTIANKKGETGGVIYYELGPNRPDLVLKDLIKILHPELLPDYELYFYEKLK, from the coding sequence ATGAAAAAAATCGGTCTACTTTTCGGAGTTCTTTTTTTATTTTTTAGTTGCCAAAAACAAACCGAACAACAAAATTTAGTTACGCAGGTAACTAACGAAATTGAATATGCTAAAAATTTTGAATTATACAGTTATCCAAATTTTCAGCTTCTAAAAATCACTAAACCTTGGCAACAAGCCAATAATGCCATAACCTACGTATTAGCAAAAAACCAATCTTTAGTACCAGATAGCTTAAAAAAACAGCCATTTATACAAGTTCCGGTTCAAAAAACAATTGCAACTTCAACCACACATATTCCGTCTTATGATATGTTACAAGAAGTTGAAAGTTTAATTGGTTTTCCGAATTTAAGTTACATTTCGTCGCCTAAAGTTCGCGAAAATATTAAGGCCGGAAAAATAACCGATGTAGGCGAAAACGAAAGTTTAAACACCGAGTTAATTATTGATTTAGCTCCCGATTTAATTATTGGTTACGGCATGGAAAGCAGTAATAAAACGCTAGATCAGTTTCAGAAAATTGGCATTCCAACCATTTACAATGCCGATTGGACCGAACAAACTCCGCTTGGAAAAGCAGAATGGATTAAATTTTTTGGGGCATTATTTGATAAAAATGAATTAGCAAAATCACAATTCGATTCTATTGCATTACAATACAACGATTTAAAAAAATTAGCACAAACAGCTAACAATAAACCGCAAGTTTTTTCGGGCGGATTATACCAGAACATTTGGTATGCACCCAAAGGAACAAGCTGGGGAGCTATTTTTTTAGAAGATGCGAACGCAGATTATATTTGGAAAGAAACACAAGGCGATGGCAGTATTGCCATTTCTATAGAACAAGCTTTATTAGATGCCAAAAATACACCAATTTGGCTAAACCCAAGCGGTTTTGAAACCTTACAAGATGTAGCTAAAAATAGCCAACACAACTTGCAATTTGATGCTGCTAAATCGGGAGAAATATATACCATTGCAAATAAAAAAGGAGAAACCGGCGGGGTGATTTATTACGAATTGGGCCCGAATAGACCTGATTTGGTATTAAAAGATTTAATAAAAATTCTACATCCCGAATTACTTCCTGATTACGAACTTTACTTTTATGAAAAATTAAAATAG
- a CDS encoding lipid A phosphoethanolamine transferase translates to MNLLKNSSILKNPKFYLWYYVLVNMVPNLYFVFTEPVNFWGQCVIFIFPIALFLFLFTVYKNSGVMQIICIPLLVLHAFQIVLFYLFGTDVIASDMFINVVTTNTSEVNELLGSLLPSIVLVIVLYLPAIILGIRQWRLKIRLEKSYRYKMLKTSLVLFLISFGLSFLGMDKNTDDFSFTHDVYPINALYNLDYAVVKWNKVKHYKQTSKDFTFGSERTKTSDNRQIFVLVVGETGRADNWELYGYERETNPKLKLQENIYLFKDALTQSNTTHKSVSIILSDSEAENYDLIYNKKGLLTAFKEAGFTTICLSSQAENASFIEFFTKEADIYKTIRKTNPKTGLVNNPFDEELLPIMDQMIQETPGDLFILLHTYGSHFNYMDRYPSEFKKFTPDVVTAVSKSNKQQLVNSYDNSILYTDHFLASTIDVLKKYDAETAFLYTSDHGEDLFDDSRGRFLHASPTPTYYQLRIPIFMWFSPQFISGYPDKIIGAENNLLKGISTNAIYHTFIDAANIKTQYYDADLSLLNPNFVEKERMYLNDHDEAVPYKKMNLKKQDFEMLKKNNIK, encoded by the coding sequence ATGAATCTTTTAAAAAACAGTTCAATTTTAAAAAATCCTAAATTTTATTTGTGGTATTATGTTTTAGTCAACATGGTACCTAATTTGTATTTTGTTTTTACCGAACCGGTAAATTTTTGGGGGCAATGTGTAATTTTTATATTTCCAATTGCCTTGTTCTTGTTTTTATTTACAGTATACAAAAATTCCGGCGTAATGCAAATTATTTGTATTCCACTGTTAGTTTTACACGCTTTTCAAATTGTTTTATTTTATTTGTTTGGCACCGATGTAATTGCTTCTGACATGTTTATAAACGTGGTAACAACAAATACATCTGAAGTAAATGAACTTTTAGGTAGTTTGTTGCCTTCTATTGTTTTGGTAATTGTGTTGTACTTGCCTGCTATTATTTTAGGTATCCGTCAATGGCGTTTAAAAATAAGATTAGAAAAAAGCTATCGTTATAAAATGCTTAAAACTTCTTTAGTGTTATTTCTTATTTCTTTTGGATTATCTTTTTTAGGAATGGATAAAAACACCGACGATTTTAGCTTTACCCACGATGTTTATCCTATAAATGCACTTTATAATTTAGATTATGCCGTTGTTAAATGGAATAAGGTTAAACATTATAAACAAACATCTAAAGATTTTACTTTTGGTAGTGAAAGAACTAAAACATCAGACAACCGTCAAATTTTTGTTTTAGTAGTTGGCGAAACCGGACGTGCAGATAATTGGGAACTTTATGGGTACGAGCGCGAAACAAATCCGAAATTAAAACTGCAAGAAAATATTTATTTGTTTAAAGATGCGTTAACGCAATCTAATACCACACATAAAAGCGTTTCAATAATATTATCTGATTCCGAAGCAGAAAATTACGATTTGATATACAATAAAAAAGGATTATTAACCGCTTTTAAAGAAGCTGGTTTTACAACCATTTGCTTATCAAGCCAAGCAGAAAATGCATCTTTTATTGAATTTTTTACCAAAGAAGCAGATATTTATAAAACCATTAGAAAAACAAATCCTAAAACCGGGCTGGTAAACAATCCGTTTGATGAAGAATTGTTACCAATTATGGATCAAATGATTCAAGAAACACCAGGTGATTTATTTATTTTGTTGCATACCTACGGATCGCACTTTAATTATATGGATCGCTATCCGAGTGAATTTAAAAAGTTTACGCCAGATGTTGTTACGGCAGTAAGTAAATCAAACAAACAGCAATTGGTAAATTCTTATGACAACAGCATTTTATATACCGATCATTTTTTAGCATCAACCATTGATGTATTAAAAAAATACGATGCAGAAACTGCTTTTTTATATACATCGGATCATGGTGAAGATTTATTTGACGATAGCCGAGGCAGATTTTTACATGCTTCGCCAACGCCAACTTATTACCAATTGCGTATTCCGATATTTATGTGGTTTTCGCCGCAGTTTATTTCTGGTTATCCAGACAAAATTATAGGAGCCGAAAATAATTTGTTAAAAGGTATTTCTACCAATGCGATTTATCATACCTTTATTGATGCAGCAAATATTAAAACACAGTATTACGATGCTGATTTATCGTTGTTGAATCCTAATTTTGTTGAGAAAGAGCGTATGTATTTAAACGATCATGACGAAGCGGTACCGTATAAAAAAATGAATTTAAAAAAGCAAGATTTTGAAATGCTTAAAAAAAATAACATTAAATAA
- a CDS encoding iron chelate uptake ABC transporter family permease subunit, translating to MIISKKHIAFFILFTFAFVLFLLLNISLGSVTIPFKEIVNALIGNEVSKSTWEYIVLNYRLPKAIACICAGIALSISGLLMQTLFKNPLAEPYVLGISSGASLGVSIVILGVSFLPVFLQEIVLQPYGIVIASSLGSLLVLLLVLAVAKQLKQTMAILVVGLMIGSFTAAFVSVLTYFSSAEQIKKFTFWSLGNLGNLDWLSIKILVICLIIGLLLALQSIKALNSLLLGENYARSLGINFKKTRTIIILATCILTGSVTAFVGPIAFIGLAIAHITKLVFKTSNHFVLYLGCIVLGPSILLLCDTISQMPGFDFMLPINAITSMIGAPIVVWLVLRKNNKIV from the coding sequence TTGATAATTTCTAAAAAACATATTGCCTTTTTTATCCTTTTTACCTTTGCTTTTGTTTTGTTTTTATTGCTTAACATCAGCTTAGGATCGGTTACCATTCCATTTAAAGAAATTGTAAATGCATTAATCGGAAACGAGGTAAGCAAATCAACTTGGGAATATATTGTTTTAAATTACCGATTACCAAAAGCAATTGCTTGCATTTGTGCTGGTATTGCTTTATCCATTAGCGGATTATTAATGCAAACCTTATTTAAAAACCCGTTAGCAGAACCTTATGTTTTAGGTATTAGTTCGGGGGCAAGTTTGGGGGTTTCAATCGTAATTTTAGGCGTTTCCTTTTTACCTGTTTTTTTACAAGAAATTGTATTGCAACCGTACGGCATTGTAATAGCTTCTAGCTTAGGTAGTTTATTGGTTTTACTTTTAGTTTTAGCTGTTGCCAAACAATTAAAACAAACCATGGCTATTTTAGTTGTTGGTTTAATGATTGGTAGCTTTACTGCAGCATTTGTAAGCGTTTTAACCTATTTTAGTTCGGCAGAACAAATTAAAAAATTCACCTTTTGGTCTTTAGGTAATTTAGGTAATTTAGATTGGTTGAGTATTAAAATATTAGTTATCTGCCTGATAATTGGCTTACTTTTAGCATTACAATCTATCAAAGCACTTAATTCATTATTATTAGGAGAAAATTATGCGCGTAGTTTAGGCATCAATTTTAAAAAAACACGTACCATAATTATTTTAGCAACTTGTATTTTAACCGGATCGGTAACCGCCTTTGTTGGGCCCATTGCTTTTATTGGTTTGGCCATTGCTCATATTACAAAGTTGGTATTTAAAACATCTAATCATTTTGTTTTGTATTTGGGTTGTATTGTTTTAGGTCCAAGTATCTTATTGCTTTGTGATACCATTTCGCAAATGCCAGGTTTTGATTTTATGTTACCTATAAATGCCATAACATCTATGATTGGTGCGCCCATTGTAGTTTGGTTAGTACTGAGAAAAAATAATAAGATTGTATAA
- a CDS encoding outer membrane protein assembly factor, producing the protein MKLKLKLLVLIQIFTAFTAFSQVNTEPENTVVDSVPKAGFFGRIVNYFEEAKKDKSEKKFDISFIGGPSYSVDTQFGIGMVASGLYRIDKEDLSLSPSNVAIYTNITTSGFFSIGVENTTIFPKDKYRIYYDMNFAFRPSEYFGIGYEAGLADVSSDYNDYRLGLDANFLKKFWSNVYAGAVVSAQNYRAKDFKNLAIAPDQNYNTTAVGGGYVFSYDSRDFIPNPYKGVYVSLQQTFYTKALGSSYNFNQIDFTARTYKQVWKGGILAFDLNGNFANGDVPWNMLPQLGGSRQMRGYFKGQYRDKKQVNTQIELRQKIYNRHGVVLWGGAGNVFHSFDTYQWKQTLPNYGIGYRWEFKNRVNIRFDYGIGKNQSGFYFNINESF; encoded by the coding sequence ATGAAATTAAAACTTAAGTTACTTGTTCTTATTCAGATATTTACTGCTTTTACTGCTTTTTCACAAGTAAATACTGAACCCGAAAATACGGTTGTTGATAGCGTGCCAAAAGCTGGCTTTTTTGGACGCATAGTAAATTATTTTGAAGAAGCTAAAAAAGATAAATCTGAAAAAAAATTTGACATTTCCTTTATTGGTGGGCCAAGCTATTCGGTAGATACGCAATTTGGTATTGGTATGGTTGCTTCGGGCTTGTACCGAATAGATAAGGAAGATTTAAGTTTATCGCCATCTAACGTGGCTATTTATACCAACATTACAACCAGTGGTTTTTTTAGCATTGGGGTTGAGAATACAACTATTTTTCCTAAAGATAAATACCGCATTTATTACGATATGAATTTTGCTTTCAGACCGAGCGAATATTTTGGTATTGGTTACGAAGCTGGTTTGGCAGACGTTTCGTCTGATTACAACGATTATCGTTTGGGGTTGGATGCCAATTTCCTTAAAAAGTTTTGGAGCAACGTATATGCAGGTGCTGTAGTTTCTGCACAAAATTATCGTGCTAAAGATTTTAAAAATTTGGCTATTGCTCCCGACCAAAATTACAACACAACGGCTGTTGGCGGAGGATATGTTTTTTCGTACGATTCGCGCGATTTTATTCCCAATCCTTACAAAGGCGTTTATGTTAGTTTGCAACAAACATTTTATACCAAAGCTTTAGGTAGCTCGTATAATTTTAATCAGATTGATTTTACGGCGCGTACCTACAAACAAGTTTGGAAAGGCGGTATTTTGGCTTTTGATTTAAACGGAAATTTTGCCAATGGCGATGTGCCTTGGAATATGTTGCCACAACTTGGCGGATCTAGACAAATGCGAGGTTATTTTAAAGGACAATATCGAGATAAAAAACAAGTTAATACCCAAATAGAATTACGCCAAAAAATATACAACCGCCACGGTGTAGTGCTTTGGGGTGGAGCAGGAAATGTTTTTCATTCGTTTGATACCTACCAATGGAAACAAACTTTACCTAACTACGGCATTGGCTACCGCTGGGAATTTAAAAACCGCGTAAACATTCGGTTTGATTACGGAATTGGTAAAAATCAAAGCGGATTTTATTTTAACATAAACGAATCTTTTTAA
- a CDS encoding PCMD domain-containing protein — protein MKFLYKSIGLLFLTLFANQVQAQKFELLPYGDMNNWMVREIKESYVIGGKMQYLYEITPQKDTLKNNTPYKNTKSPWATSSVLATVSGITKGSVTVFPEKHGNGFAARLETRVERVKVLGVININVLASGTIFLGEMLEPITDTKNPRSKLSAGIPFTKKPQALQFDYKIVTGGASKRINGMSAKGTETNEKDNGEVQIILQKRWEDAAGNIYAKRIGTGWQLFTKTENTWQNKHQIPVQYGDITKKAFYKPYMGLLQGENAYYAKNSKGKVVPIIEQGWGNETDEVTHLILQFSSSNGAPYTGNVDSKFWIDNVGFLYNN, from the coding sequence ATGAAGTTTTTATATAAATCCATTGGTTTACTTTTTCTAACCTTGTTTGCAAATCAAGTACAAGCCCAAAAATTTGAATTATTGCCTTACGGTGATATGAATAATTGGATGGTTCGAGAAATTAAAGAATCGTACGTAATAGGTGGAAAAATGCAATATTTGTACGAAATTACACCGCAAAAGGATACGTTGAAAAATAACACACCGTATAAAAATACGAAATCGCCTTGGGCTACATCATCGGTTTTAGCAACCGTTAGTGGAATTACCAAAGGCAGCGTAACGGTTTTTCCTGAAAAACACGGAAATGGTTTTGCAGCTCGATTAGAAACACGTGTTGAACGTGTAAAAGTTTTAGGCGTAATAAATATTAATGTTTTAGCTAGCGGAACTATATTTTTAGGAGAAATGTTAGAACCTATTACAGATACCAAAAACCCGAGAAGTAAATTAAGTGCGGGTATTCCGTTTACTAAAAAACCACAAGCGCTGCAATTTGATTATAAAATTGTTACTGGTGGTGCATCAAAACGTATAAATGGAATGAGTGCAAAAGGAACAGAAACTAACGAAAAAGATAATGGTGAAGTACAAATAATTTTACAAAAAAGATGGGAAGATGCTGCAGGAAATATTTATGCGAAGCGCATCGGAACAGGATGGCAACTTTTTACTAAAACCGAAAATACATGGCAGAATAAACATCAAATTCCTGTTCAGTACGGTGATATTACTAAAAAAGCATTTTATAAGCCTTATATGGGGCTTTTACAAGGAGAAAATGCGTATTATGCAAAGAATAGTAAAGGTAAAGTTGTTCCTATTATCGAGCAAGGTTGGGGTAATGAAACTGATGAAGTAACGCATTTAATTTTGCAGTTTTCATCGAGTAACGGAGCGCCTTATACCGGAAATGTTGATAGTAAATTTTGGATTGATAATGTAGGATTTTTATATAACAATTAA
- a CDS encoding TonB-dependent receptor: MYLNKLMLVLSTCFVTGLYAQEHVLDEIVITDLVSKNFNKTQSKIELNDSVVRNHAENLTQLLQFKTPIFFKENGAGMVSSPSFRGTTAQQTAVLWNGIPVNSFLLGQSDFNSMPLKSYDQISVLPGGGGVLKGSGAIGGTIELNNDLYFKNRNQGEFNLGYGSFDTYNAGGRWQVNNQKWSFDVSFNRLDSKNNYKQHKKDWKNKNGQFYSNTVGATLGYKINNKNIVSFYSSTFLDERHFSLVSPNQIPTKYRNYAFRNLLSWQYKTNAFVSELKAAVFSERYQFYDQLPLNQYSEGNVNSLFAKWEGSYKINNHSKLASVVSITNSKGNGHDSGIDAAERTNVEASVLYANQFAEKWHAEVGAKIDYSSDYETPFLYSAGLLFTPTENYELKVRTSKNYRIPTFNDLYWQPGGNLDLKPEESYQVEVNQSYKTKNSAIAANIYYNSVSNLIQWLPTSGGYWGAQNTNKVTIWGAEVFGDYQFQIHQHQFKLSALYAYTHAKNDETNKFQIYVPKHKATFGINYQLNKFSFDVSGLFNGEVYTRTNNNTQYNIDSYFIANAAVDYQITPKYSLAIKANNFTNQAYQTMVERWLPGINYNVQLTIKI; this comes from the coding sequence ATGTATTTAAATAAATTAATGCTTGTTTTAAGTACATGTTTTGTAACGGGATTATATGCTCAGGAACATGTATTAGACGAAATTGTAATTACCGATTTAGTTTCTAAAAATTTTAATAAAACCCAATCTAAAATTGAGTTGAATGATTCTGTTGTGCGAAATCATGCTGAAAATTTAACCCAATTACTTCAGTTTAAAACGCCTATTTTTTTTAAAGAAAATGGTGCTGGTATGGTTTCATCTCCATCTTTTCGTGGTACAACCGCACAACAAACCGCTGTTTTATGGAACGGAATTCCGGTTAATAGCTTTTTGTTGGGGCAATCAGATTTTAATTCGATGCCTTTAAAAAGTTACGATCAAATTTCGGTTTTACCGGGCGGTGGTGGTGTTTTAAAAGGCAGTGGTGCCATTGGCGGAACAATTGAGCTAAACAACGATTTGTATTTTAAAAACAGAAATCAAGGAGAATTTAATTTAGGTTACGGAAGTTTTGATACGTACAATGCTGGTGGACGTTGGCAAGTAAACAACCAAAAATGGAGTTTTGACGTTTCGTTTAATCGATTAGATTCTAAAAACAATTACAAACAACATAAAAAGGATTGGAAAAATAAAAACGGTCAATTTTATTCTAATACCGTTGGGGCAACGCTAGGTTATAAAATTAACAACAAAAATATAGTAAGCTTTTACAGCTCAACTTTTTTAGACGAACGTCATTTTTCATTAGTTAGCCCAAATCAAATACCTACCAAATATCGCAATTATGCCTTTAGGAACTTGTTAAGTTGGCAGTATAAAACAAATGCATTTGTTAGCGAATTAAAGGCAGCGGTATTTTCTGAACGTTATCAATTTTACGACCAATTACCTTTAAATCAATACAGCGAAGGCAATGTAAATTCTCTTTTTGCCAAATGGGAGGGAAGCTATAAAATTAACAACCACAGTAAGCTTGCATCTGTTGTTTCTATAACTAATAGTAAAGGCAACGGACATGATTCTGGAATTGATGCTGCCGAACGTACCAATGTAGAAGCTTCTGTTTTATATGCCAATCAATTTGCCGAAAAATGGCATGCTGAGGTAGGAGCCAAGATTGATTATTCTTCCGATTATGAAACGCCATTTCTATATTCTGCTGGTTTGTTGTTTACGCCAACTGAAAACTACGAACTTAAAGTACGAACTTCTAAAAATTACCGAATTCCAACATTTAACGATTTGTATTGGCAACCGGGCGGTAATTTAGATTTAAAGCCGGAAGAAAGTTATCAGGTTGAGGTAAATCAATCCTATAAAACAAAAAACAGTGCAATAGCAGCTAATATATATTACAATTCGGTATCCAATTTAATTCAATGGTTGCCTACTTCGGGCGGATATTGGGGAGCGCAAAACACAAACAAAGTTACCATTTGGGGAGCCGAAGTTTTTGGCGATTATCAGTTTCAAATCCATCAACATCAATTTAAATTGTCTGCTTTATATGCATATACGCATGCTAAAAATGATGAAACCAATAAGTTTCAAATTTATGTACCCAAACATAAAGCAACTTTTGGCATCAATTACCAACTAAATAAATTTAGTTTTGATGTTAGCGGATTGTTTAACGGCGAAGTTTATACGCGTACCAATAATAATACCCAATATAATATTGATAGCTATTTTATTGCCAATGCTGCGGTAGATTATCAAATTACACCAAAATACAGTCTTGCAATTAAAGCAAATAATTTTACCAACCAAGCGTACCAAACCATGGTTGAGCGTTGGTTACCCGGAATTAATTATAATGTACAACTAACAATAAAAATTTAA
- a CDS encoding ABC transporter ATP-binding protein — MENVILQTENITTGYDKKIVSENILIQLKAGQLITLIGVNGVGKSTLLRSITGIIPVISGNVSLNNRSIANYSTLELAQQISVVLTDKLPPSNLTVYELVALGRQPYTNWLGNLASEDLEKIDWAINLTEINVLKHKKHYELSDGQLQKVLIARALAQDTPLIVLDEPTTHLDLVHKVSVYKLLQKLAKQTNKCILVSTHDVDLALQMSNEVLVLTEEKLYQNTPQKLIASSILEQIFIHDDIYFDKEKAKFIIK; from the coding sequence ATGGAAAATGTTATTTTACAAACCGAAAATATAACTACGGGCTATGACAAAAAAATAGTTTCCGAAAATATTTTAATACAATTAAAAGCCGGGCAATTAATTACGTTGATTGGTGTAAACGGAGTAGGAAAATCAACTTTATTAAGAAGCATTACCGGAATAATTCCAGTAATAAGCGGAAACGTTTCATTAAATAATCGCTCAATTGCTAACTATTCAACTTTAGAATTAGCACAACAAATTAGCGTAGTTTTAACCGACAAATTGCCCCCAAGCAATTTAACAGTTTACGAACTTGTTGCATTAGGCAGACAACCTTATACCAATTGGTTAGGTAATTTAGCTTCTGAAGATTTAGAAAAAATTGATTGGGCAATTAATCTAACCGAAATTAATGTTTTAAAGCATAAAAAGCATTACGAATTAAGCGATGGGCAATTGCAAAAAGTTTTAATTGCTCGTGCATTAGCTCAAGATACGCCCTTAATTGTTTTAGACGAACCTACCACGCACTTAGATTTGGTGCATAAAGTTTCGGTTTACAAATTGTTACAAAAGCTTGCAAAACAAACCAACAAATGCATCTTAGTTTCTACTCACGATGTTGATTTGGCTTTGCAGATGAGCAATGAAGTTTTGGTTTTAACGGAAGAAAAGCTTTATCAAAACACACCTCAGAAATTAATTGCAAGTTCGATTTTAGAACAAATTTTTATTCACGATGATATCTACTTTGATAAAGAAAAAGCAAAGTTTATTATAAAATAA